In Lathyrus oleraceus cultivar Zhongwan6 chromosome 2, CAAS_Psat_ZW6_1.0, whole genome shotgun sequence, the DNA window AGTTATTATGTCGTGATTTATTTATAAATATGTTGGATGTGGAAATCTTGACAGGAAACATCGCAGGAAAACAAGTTTTTTTGcccaaaattaaaataaaaacatctGCAAATGACAGTTTgccttttgtccttagtagaAAGCAGTTTCTTGTATGACTAAGTTTTGCAATTACAATAAATAAATCACAAGGACAAATTATTCCAAATGTTGAAATATATCTTCCACGACATATTTTTAATCATGGACAATTGTATGTGGCTTTATCCAGAGATGTTTCATAGACTATGGCAAAAGTTTTAACTAGGGAAGGAAAATTGAAAGGAGAAGATGGTTACTACATAAAAACTGTAGTcttcaaacaaatttttttatCGTACCCGCAGGTATTTAGTAAGTACATTAAAAAAATTGCTCACACATTGATTCCCATTTTGGTTACACGACATACCAAGATTATATTGTATTCCTTATATCATAACTAAATATAATTTTCTTTTGCTTTAATATACAGGCAAACTAGAACACAGTGAAATCTTCCAATTATGTAAGGAGTTGAGACGAAAGAATGTTGAAACTTGCTTTGACATAAAAGTAAGTTATACTTAATCATTTAGTTTATGCTTTTATGTTAGATATCAATTGAGCCATACTTATTCTCACTATTCTTTTACAATAAATTTTAGATATGAGACTTTGAAGATAAATGGAACACATGGAAGGATGAACAAATAATTTCATCCATCGATAAACTCGACAATAAGGTGTATTTACCTTTTCCGCAATATGTATAAAAAATTGTTTCTTCCATTTTCATCACTCTTTCATTAATATTTTTATCATCGTTATTGAAACAGGTCAAACGTCTCTGTCGGTTGGAGTTCCACAGTGATAATAGATAAAACACAATTTTGAAAAATGTTGAAAGGAGAAATAATATCTCAAAGAATGAAcatgtttttatttaattaatttaagAATATTTTTACTCTAGAATATTTTTGAATGCATGAATTTAACTTCTATTTGTGGTTTATGTAAATAAAATCATATATATTTACTAAGTTCATTGTTTTCCTTTACTAAGTCATAGTTGTTGTTCTATAAAATCTAGACTAAAACAAAGTATCTCAATTCTCCAGGTATTTATTTGTGTTAAAATAAACCATATTATATTTAAACGAGTCAAATATTTTAAATGTATTTATTTGATGATATGATATTTCGTCATGTATTTAtagttttttaaatctcaagagCGCATTGATAAAGAGATGTACCAAGAATTGGTTCGAATCTTTATAAGATAAAAAAACTATATTACACTATttactattaattttactatGTTTTTCTCGAAAAAAATTTCTAATTTAAAAGTCTCACATTTTTTCTTTACTGCGGAAAACAATTGCAGGAGAAAAGAAAATATTTCGAATAAAGATTTTATGTTCGGCGTTCCTCTTAAATAACGTCATTGATTACACAATATCTATatgggtaatgctaacttgtgtcATAGAGACACAAGTTAAGAAACTCGGTTATAGAAAGTTTGCATtgaaaaaatcaataaaaaatttaattatatatatttattaaaatcaatacacaaTTTCTAAAATATTATTTCTATGTTTAATTATTAACTTGTGTCCCTAGGACACACGTTATCATTATCCTATCTATATTAATTTGCATGCTTCGACATAATTTAACACATCTTTATTTACGATTTTTAgaatataataatattatttttaatacGACTTATAATAAAAATCTCATTAAAAGACATTTATTTTTCTCTAGAGCATTAAAAAAAATATCAGTGTAAATGATAGTATTAGTAATATAAGTTCGTTCCCCATCATTCACTCATATCCTCAGCACATTCCTTCCCTGTAGTGTAATGTCATCACTTACCACTAACTGAAACTTGCAAGCACCATTCTCAACTTAACACCGTCGTCACCGCCATGGTTGCCGCCCCTATCTCAACCGTCAAACTTACCGATGCCAATCTTCACACCAGATTtcattcctcttcttcttctACACCATCCACCCTCAGTCTTCCACTCTCTCTTCATTTTCACTTTTCTTCTCACTCCAAACGCTTTTCTTCTATCAGGTCTTTCtaatcttcttcattcatacATAATTACTCTCAAATCATGTTTATTCCCTCATGCATGCTTCTACTTTCTCTATAACAAAATGAAAAAGAATACAAATCTACTTCCAACTAGTTAGATAATTTCATCAACCTCAACTTCATGTTAACCTAATTTTCAAACAAAATCAATTTGGATAAGGTTTCTATTAGTTTAGTTAATTAATGCTCTAGGTTAATGTTTAAGTGTTTGATTAATTATCTAATTAATCAAAATATGGATTGACATAATCaattattaattaatttgaataatGTAGATGTCAATCGGTTAATGGTGAAAAGCGAAAACAAAGTAGTAGAAATGTGTTTGACAATGCTAGCAACCTCCTTACAAGCTTGTTAAGTGGTGCAAATTTAGGGTCCATGCCCATAGCTGAAGGTGCCGTCACAGATCTGTTTGACCGGCCGCTGTTTTTCTCACTATATGATTGGTTCTTAGAGGTATTCAATCTTTTCACTTATCCACTTTTTAATGTTGGTTTGGGAATTTCAACTTAGTGTTAGTAATTATAGTTGTTGTATGTGAAAATATGTTGTTTGCTTGCGTTGCTGAATTTGTTAGTTTTACTACTTTGCTTGGTTTCCAATTTACTCAGTCAGTCTCACTTTTAGTTATTCCTATGAGGATGTTATTGAACGTGACAGCATGGTTCTGTGTATAAACTGGCGTTTGGACCGAAAGCATTTGTTGTTGTATCAGATCCCATTGTTGCAAGACATATTCTGCGAGAAAATGCATTTTCTTATGACAAGGTACAATTTTATCTCTTGCTTTATTTTGTATTCTGCTCTATTCAACTCGATAGTCTAAGAAGTTGTTTATGTTAAGCGGATCAATACTCTGTTGTTTTTAATATTTTGAGTATGAATCTGAAAAGAATAAAATGAAAAAGATTGGAATGTTATTTTGGCTAATTTGATAGCTGATCGGAACTGGTGCTCAGTGCACAGTAAGTTTTCCATCCATTAGTCGAAGTTCAGATGAGCCTGTAAATATTGAACGAATTTGATTAGAAGAGTATGCTTCCACTTTAGGTTTTATGTCCTCAAAAACTGTGCAGCATCTCAAAGTTCAACCGTTGTTTCCTACACCAAAACTATAACTTTCAACTCTATAACCTTTTACCAGCTCCCTGCTTAAGCCCTAATAGTGATTGAAATGACATCATGATTCTGAGCCTGCCTGTTCATCGCTTATGGATTTACAAGCTAACAGTTCACTTGGCCAAGCCTGGCAGGTCAAGGATGCATTATAACAGTAGAAGCTAGTGCACGAtctttattttaaaattaagtAAATAACATATAAGTCCTGCAGTTGGAAAAGGCTTCTGCCCTTTTTGTTTGTGTTATTTCTATTGTAACTATAGTAATTCATGCCAATGCGGGTACAAAACTTTGTGAAACATGATTTTTTTCCAGAACCTATCCATTGAATTGTGGCCAAATGTAAATCATGTGCTTCCGTTGGATTACATGAGCTTGAATTTGATGCTTTGGTTTTCTTGTAGATTGACGTGTCTGTCATTCAATTAGTTTCTAACTTTCTATTTTGCACTTCATTatcaatttttatttattttttaaaattaatgcttgtgcttgttaatTGAAAACTAGGGAGTACTTGCTGATATCCTAGAACCAATTATGGGAAAAGGACTCATACCTGCAGACCTTGAGACATGGAAGCAAAGGAGAAGAGGTGTGCAAACTTGATCTCtattatttttctgtcattttcCCCTTTTTTCTCCTTCACTCTACATATGATACTTTGTTAGATTTATAAGTTATCTTCTCTTCTAATGAAATTTTTGGGTGTGGAGAAATCTAAATTACACTTCAGCACTATCTTCTTTTTGCTGGAGTTTGGTGTATCTGCCTTTGAAGTAATTCCAAAATATTTAACAATAGTTATCTTCCTTCACATATATGGGTCATGCTTGCTTTTGTAGCTCCGGATGTTTTCTTTTCTATCATGGGCTTTTCAACTCAGATTTGCTATGGAATGGGACTATTTTTAGAGCTTATTATGAATGTTCTCTTTGTTTTCCCCTGTTATTTTCGTAGCTTATTGAAGACTTGTAACCCTCCATTTTCTTTTACTTCTTTTCTCCTTTAGTTAGATGCATTCTTTATTGGGAAAAAGTGTAAAGAAGAAAGTGGTACACCTTTTACTCAAAATCTAATGAAATATCCACATTCAGATGCTTGTGCTCTAGACAATGGAAGGTCTCTATTCTCAACACTTCAAACTGCCTAAGATATTTCCCCATCAGAATTCATCCTATATACTATAAAATTACTGCTCTCTACGAGaaaatatgttttaataatatcTCAAAGTGTTTTCCCATATAGATGCCCAACAACCTCAATCAGTCAAATATATGTCCTTGCTAAATATGCTATTTATTATCATTCTCAAATCCATAAATGTGCCTAATCATTCCAACTCGTGTGGACTGCAATAATAAGCTTATTAAATTAACACTGATAACCTTTTAGACTTACTAATTGGAAGAACTTTCAAATCATTGGTGTTTTCTATAGCTTGCATTTCTTGGGAACTGGTAAGAGTTTTTATGAATGTAAAAGATCAGAACTAAGTAATCATTAGAATCATTACAAAGAAATATGAATAATTGTCAATTACAAGGATTAGAATAAATCACAAAACAACAAAGCCCAAATTTTACTCAATGAGTGGACAATCTCTCCTTATCTCTCCCTTTGCTGCTATCTTTAATTCTAATGTCTTCCTCTTCTGCCACATCTGCATGGCATTGTGACTTACATCCCCAAATCCCTCTTCTGTCCCTTACTGATAATTCCCATGTGGTCTAGCTTTGGAATTATGACAATAACCTAATTTTCTTATTTAACTTGGTATTTATGAAACTTTCAGTGATTGCTCCGGGTTTCCATACCTCATACTTGGAAGCTATGGTACAACTATTCACTTCATGTTCAGAAAGAACTGTGTTAAAGGTCAATGAGCTTCTTGAAGGAGAGGGGCGTGATGGACAGAAGTCAGTTGAATTGGACCTTGAGGCAGAATTTTCAAATTTGGCTCTTGATATTATTGGGCTAGGTGTGTTCAACTATGACTTTGGTTCTGTCACCAATGAATCTCCCGTTATTAAGGTTTGACTAACGTATTATGCATTTCAAATATATAATACTGATGTTGCATTTCTTGTAAATTCAACTAGACGTACTACGTTTCTTTCTTTGTTGTCTCCATAAAATTGACTAGTTAATAATTAGTATACAACCATATTAAAACATGTTGTCCAAAATCTTGTTCTTCAGTATGCCTAGTGTTCAAAGATAATTTCTGGGAACAATTATGTCATTATGTGCGTAAGAATAAAGGCTCATTGTCATTGATATGTAAAGAACATCTAATTCTTAAAAGCTTTATCATATTTTCCGTAATAAACTCGATGAACACGCAAGTCAAAACTTATAACATTGAGAATATGCTTTTCAATCCATCATTTGTTATTTGTTACGATATGTTATGAAGATGAACCCTCTACTGTTAAATCTGTTACAGGCTGTCTATGGCACTCTTTTTGAAGCCGAACATAGATCCACTTTCTATATTCCATATTGGAAATTTCCATTAGCAAGGTGGATTGTGCCCAGGCAAAGGAAGTTTCAGGATGACCTTAAAGTCATTAATACTTGTCTTGATGGACTTATCAGAAATGCAAAAGAGAGCAGGCAGGTGAGATAATACTGAGATTTTATGATTGGTGATTACGAGTCATTGCATGAATTGGTATCTTTTTTCACTTTTACTTTGTGTCGACTGTACATGACATGGTCTTGATTATACTTCTCTTTGCAGGAAACAGATGTTGAGAAACTGCAGCAAAGGGATTACTCAAATTTGAAGGTATTTTTTAAATCTTTAATGGACCTTACACCAAAGGATAATGTTAAGCTCTCAGGATAACTCCATGAAAACTTGGAGTTTGATACATTCCACACTGTTTACTAAGATAGAAGCTTACAGGATGCAAGTCTTCTGCGTTTCCTAGTTGATATGCGGGGAGTTGATGTTGATGATCGTCAGGTATAACTCTTCCTGATTTATCATTCTTCCGAAGAAACCATTCTGGTTAAAACTTCGTTACTTTATATACTAGATAGACTGTAAAAATTCTAGTTTGGAGTTAAGACAACATCTACCTTTTCAGGTAGCTTTTCAACTTAGGTTTTTATTACATCTTTCCTTCTCTTGACAGTTGAGGGATGATTTAATGACAATGCTTATTGCTGGTCATGAGACGACGGCTGCAGTTCTTACATGGGCAGTTTTCCTGCTAGCTCAAGTATGTTAATAAAAAATACCTGAACATGACTGTTCATGATAGACTAATTTTTGGCGCTGGTTGCCAtgttttcttttcatttttttgtCTTTGTGCAGTGCCATCTTAATGCTTACCAATTTCTTTATTACAGAATCCTGACAAAATGAAGAAGGCTCAAGCAGAGGTAGATTTGGTGCTGGGGATGGGGAAGCCAACTTTTGAATTGCTTAAAAAGTTGGAGTAGGTTCCCATTTCATATAACTTTTTATATTCGGTGGTACCTCAATACTGGTTTGATGGATATTATTTGATTCAGAAATCTTAAATAAATTTATGATGAATTagcaataatttttatattatGTGATCATATTGTAATTGTATCTCTGTGTGTCTAATATGATCACACATGGTGTATATTTATATGCAAATAGGGAATATACAATAGGAAATAATATCAATTACAGTTATGACTAATTGAATATCAATCAATACTAATTGATTGATAACATATTCTTAACACTCTCCCTCAAGCCGGATCGTATATATTGTATGATCCGAGCTTGTTACAAATATAATTCACTCGAGAACCCTTGAGAGACTTGGTAAACATATCAGCCAATTGATCTTCAGATTTGACAAATTCCGTGGTTATTTCTCCCGACAGTACCTTGTCTCTTACATAGTGACAATCTATTTCTATGTGCTTGGTCCGTTCATGGAAAACCGGATTGGACGCAATGTGGAGTGCCGCTTGATTGTCGCATATGAGTTTTGTGTTCTGAAGGTCACCGAACCTAAGTTCTGAGAGCAAATTCTTAAGCCAAGCAAGTTCTTTTGAGGCTGCTGCCATAGCCCGATATTCAGCTTCAGCACTAGATAATGCAACTGTGTTTTGTTTCTTGCTTCTCCATGAGATCATATTTCCTCCAATAAGAACACAATATCCAGAAGTGGATCTCCTATCCGACGGTGATCCTGCCCAATCTGCATCTGAGTAACAAGTGATTTTAGCGTCACCCTTATCTTCATATAATAGGCCTTTTTCTGGTGAATTCTTTATATATTTGAGAATCCGAATAATGGCATTCCAATGAGTATCACAAGGAGCATTAAGGAATTGACTCACAATACTCACTGCAAAAGTAATATCCGGTCTGGTGACGGTAAGATAATTGAGTCTACCCACTAGACGTCGATATCTTCCCGGATCTTTCAACAACTCCCCCTGACCCGGAAGAAGCTTGACATTgggatccataggagtatcaaTCGGACGACAGTCAAGCATACCAGTTTCAGTTAGGATGTCTAATGCATACTTACGTTGGTTAATTGCAATGTCTGATGAGGACTGTGCAACCTCAATACCTAAGAAGTATCTGAGTGGACCCAAATCTTTTGTctgaaagtttttgaaaagatgAGTTTTGAGTCGTTGAATACCGTCTGTATCGTCTCCAGTGAtaacaatgtcatcaacataaaccacAAGAAAGATGTGTTGTCCGTTGGAAGAGTGAAGAAAGAAAACAGAATGATCTGCTTCACATCTAGTCATACCAAACTGTATCAAGGCAGAGCTGAAGCGACCAAACCAAGCACGTGGAGATTGTTTTAGCCCATAAAGAGATCGATTGAGCCGACAAATAAATCTTGAATTACCAGGAATAGtaaaacctggaggttgatcCATATACACTTCCTCCTCCAATCCTCCGTGTAAGAATGCATTTTTAATATCCAACTGATGAAGCGACCAATGATTAATAGCAGCCAATGCAAGGAAGAGACGGACTGAACTAATCTTGGCCACTGGAGAAAAGGTGTCACCATAATCAAGGCCAAATATTTGTGTGTATCCCTTGGCTACCAAACGAGCTTTAAAACGATCAATCTGACCATCTGGTCCAATTTTCACTGTATAAACCCATCGACAGTCCACTGTAGTTTTGTCTGGAGGTAAAGGAACAATGTCCCAAGTGTTATTTGAATGCAATGCAATCATTTCTTCCACCATCGCCTGACGCCAATTGGGATCAGTCATAGCTTCACCAGTAGACTTAGGAATGGACACAGAATCCAAAGCAGACACAAAAGAAACATAGGAAGTAGATAGACGGTCATAATTTAAAGCACAAACATATTTAGGATTTGGATTATGAGATCGAATACCTTTTCTAATGCTATTGGAAGGTCAAGTTCAGGTGACGTAGCTGGAGGAACAATTGGAGTAGGAGATGGTGCTGGTGGATCAATATCATCTCTAACTGCCGATGGACGCGTTGTGCGTCGCTGATATACCTGCAAAGGAGGTTTAATGGGTGTGGGGATGACAGAAGGGATATCTTGATCATCTAAATTACAAATCTCCTGGGAGGACGAAGAGGCAGAGAAAAAAGGAGAACCTTCAAAAAATGTTACATCGGAAGAGACAATGTACCGTTGAAGTTGAGGACAAAAACAACGATATCCCTTTTGTATACGTGAGTAGCCTAGAAAAATACATTTGAGAGATTTAGCGGAAAGTTTGTCTTTACCTGGATTAAGATCATGAACAAAGCATGTGCAACCAAACACACGAAGGGGAATGGGGTAGAGATCGTGTTCCGGATTCAAGATAGAGTATGGAATCTGATCTTGAAGGACCGAGGAAGGCATTCGGTTGATAAGGTGACATGCGGTGAGGAGAGCATCACCCCAAAAACGAGAGGGTACATTGTGGTGAAGAAGAAGAGTCCGTGCAGTTTCAACTAAATGACGATTCTTCCGTTCAGCAACACCGTTCTGTTGTGGTGTATGAGCACATGATGATTGGTGAATAATTCCCTGTAATGTTAAAAAAGATTGAAACTGGGATGACATATATTCACGAGCATTATCTGTGCGAAAAATTTTAATGGTAGTATTAAACTGGTTTTTAATTTCAGCATAAAACTCTTGGAATATACGGAAAACCTCGGAACGATTTTTCATTAGAAATAACCAAGTGCATCGTGAGTAATCGTCGATGAACGTTACAAAGTAATAGTATCCTAAAGTAGACTTCACACGACTAGGACCCCAAATATCAGagtgaactaaagcaaaaggtGATGCAACACTTTTATTTACTCGTTGACAATAAGTACTACGAGTATGTTTGCCTAATTGACAGGACTGACACTCAAAAGAAGAAAGCTTAGAAAGACTAGGAACTAAAAGACGCATTTTATTTTGACTAGGGTGACCCAAACGTTGATGTGTGAGTTTTTGAGAAGCAATAGAAGCACAGGCCACCGGTGGAGAAAGATGATATAATCCTCCAGCTTCACTCCCTGCTCCAATTGTCCGTCCTGTACGTCGATCCTGGATATGAACAGAATTAGCATTAAAAAGAACTGAACAATCAAGAGTACGAATAAGCTTGTGAACAGATATTGGATTAAAGGGACAACCAGGAATGTAAAGGACAGACTCTAAAGACAAGTTTGGAAGTGGATGTGCCTGACCAAGGCCTTGAACTTTGACTTTAGAACCATCCGCCACAGTGACAGAAGGCAAAGAATCAGAATAAGACAAATGAGATAAAAGAGATTTATTACCAGTCATATGATCAGATGCACCAGAGTCAAGGACCCAAGGACCAAGTGAAGATGAAGAGACAAAAGCTACAGGATTACCCGACTGAGCAGCAGCGGcagatgatgattgttgatggGCTGCTTTGTATTGGAGGAAATCATTGTAATCAGCGGCGGGAATAGTGACATCTTTAGTGATATCCGGTTGAGCAACAGCAGCGATCCGTGGTTGTCGTTGTTGTTCTCTTGCCTTTGTACGACAATCGGCTTCAATGTGACCGTAACGATTGCAATAGTTACAACGAATACTTTGACGTCCACCTCGTCCACCGGTTCGTCCACCACGACCGTGATAGTGGGAAGCAAGAGCAGATGATTCAGTGGGAGAGGAAGTAGGGACTGGTCCAAAAGCATGAGGTGTAGCCAAGCGTAACAATTGTTCACTAACTGCTTCATAGTTAGGAACGTTGGTACCTGATAAAATCTGATTCCGAACGGAATCAAGTTCAGATGGCAGTCCAGCAAGTGCCATGACCATGAAATACTTACTTTGTTGTTCAGCATAAGTTGTTGCATCTTTTGTAAAGGGCATTAAGGTTGTGAAATTTGCCTTTAACGCGTCAAGCTGAGTCAGATAGCCTTGCATATCCATATTCTCCAATTTCAAAGAGCGGAGTTTGGTGATGACACTGTAAAGATTATGGACATCATTTGAGAAGACTTTCTTGGCCTTTTCCCAAACCTCGTAGCAAGTGGTATAGGCTTGGTACTGTGCTTGGAGATTAGTTGCTATGGAAAACCATAACACAATGCATAGAGAAGCATCGGTTTGTTTCTACTTATCGCGTTTGGCGGCGAGAATAGTATCGGCTTTTGTAGTTAAGTGATCCTCATATCCCTGACCGTGAAACTACATCTTGACAGCACCAGCCCATATGTTGTAGTTGGCTGTTCCGGTCAATTTCTCACACGGAATAAGTGGAATTTTAGTGAACATGATGGAATCAGTATCTCCCATGATATTTGATGGCTCGgaacgaaaaaaaaaaaaaaccgaGAGCAGATCTGGAAAAACGGCGACGGCTGGGGGCAGCGGATGCGCGGCTGATTGTCCGACGCGTGAGATTCACGTGCGATGAAGGAGAGACGTGTGCGGACGCGTGCGGCGGCGGAAGGCAGTGAATCTGGCCGATCTGTAGGAGACGATTCCGGCGTATAGGAATCTCGCCGAAAAGTCGACAGGAGCGGCGGAGACGGCGGCGGCGCTGTGGGTGGCcggaaaaaaagaaaaaaaattatttttattttgtggAAGACAGTAGGTCAACCAACTCTAGATACCATATTGTAATTGTATCTCTGTGTGTCTAATATGATCACACATGGTGTATATTTATATGCAAATAGGGAATATACAATAGGAAATAATATCAATTACAGTTATGACTAATTGAATATCAATCAATACTAATTGATTTATAACATATTCTTAACAATTTTTAAAACAAAAGGGGTCAAAATATGCCACATCTACATGACATACAAACATAACAAGTGGTTAATTCCCGAAACTTTATTTATGATGTTGAAAGAGGTTTAGTGAGAGCATTAACCCATTGATCCTGAGTAGGAACATGAGTCACAGTCAAACTCTTGTTGAGAACCTTCTCTCTCACAAAGAAAATATCCAACTCCATATGCTTTTTCCTATCATGCAGAGTTGGATTGTGAGCTAGTGATACTGTACTTATGGGTGGCAAACGGGAATGCCCATCCCGTTTAAGCTTGCTCCGCAAAAGCCCGTAATAAAATGAGCGGGGCGGGCATAGTTGAGGGTGTGAGATTAAAACCTTGGTCCGCCACGCAAAAAAATGAGAGCAGGCCGAGCCCAGGCCCGCGGGCATTGCACCATTTTAGCCTAAAAATTACAAAATTTTATGTTAATGCCCGCTCGAGCAAAAGCCAGCAAAAAAAGGGCGGGAGGGGCAGACATATTAGAGGGTGCGAGCCAAAAACCTTGGCATGCCCCGCgcaaaagtgcgggcaaaacgggcatgcccgACAGGCCGTACCAGTTTGCCACCCCTAACTGTACTAAGGTTGTCACATAGGATCTTGGGAGTGTGAAAGTTGCAGTAAAGTCCATACCATTGAGTAAGGATTGAACCCAAAGAATTTCTGCAGTAGACCTAGCACCAAGGTCTGCTTCTTTGACCACCGAGAGATGAGGTTAGGTCCTAGGAACACAGACACCTGAAGTTGACCTTCTGTCATCCGGATCTAATGCCTAATCTGCATCACAAAATACTAGAAGGGACAAAGGTTGGTGAATGGGAGCAACTTGAATAAGTAAAACATGGTGCAGAGTGTCACTAAGGTACATAATGATCATTTTAACCACTTTCCAATGCTTCTCCAGAGGATTGGACAAAAACTGACCGATTTTGTTAACTGAGAAGGAGATTTCTGGCCTCTTCAAGGTAATATACTGAAGTGCACCAACAACTAAC includes these proteins:
- the LOC127120824 gene encoding cytochrome P450 97B1, chloroplastic, with protein sequence MVAAPISTVKLTDANLHTRFHSSSSSTPSTLSLPLSLHFHFSSHSKRFSSIRCQSVNGEKRKQSSRNVFDNASNLLTSLLSGANLGSMPIAEGAVTDLFDRPLFFSLYDWFLEHGSVYKLAFGPKAFVVVSDPIVARHILRENAFSYDKGVLADILEPIMGKGLIPADLETWKQRRRVIAPGFHTSYLEAMVQLFTSCSERTVLKVNELLEGEGRDGQKSVELDLEAEFSNLALDIIGLGVFNYDFGSVTNESPVIKAVYGTLFEAEHRSTFYIPYWKFPLARWIVPRQRKFQDDLKVINTCLDGLIRNAKESRQETDVEKLQQRDYSNLKDASLLRFLVDMRGVDVDDRQLRDDLMTMLIAGHETTAAVLTWAVFLLAQNPDKMKKAQAEVDLVLGMGKPTFELLKKLEYIRLIVVETLRLYPQPPLLIRRSLKPDVLPGGHKGDKDGYTIPAGTDVFISVYNLHRSPYFWDRPNDFEPERFLVQNNNEEVEGWAGFDPSRSPGALYPNEIISDFAFLPFGGGPRKCVGDQFALMESTVALAMLLQNFDVELKGTPESVELVTGATIHTKNGLWCNLRKRSSLH